Part of the Caretta caretta isolate rCarCar2 chromosome 7, rCarCar1.hap1, whole genome shotgun sequence genome is shown below.
CCAGTAGCATCCTCTCCACTGACTCAACCCCAACCCAGCCTCCACCTCctaactccccacccccatgaatCCGTCCTCCACCCCCATAGGCTTCTGCCCTACCCCAAGAGGAACACCATTCCCCCGCCCCTACAGAACCCCATACTCCTTCCCAACATGAGCCCCCCATACCCTGTGGCtggcagcagcaaagcattgtgggcTGCAGCCACGCCCCAGCTCACCTTGCCGCAGGTCGATGACAGCCATGTCCCCATGCGAGCTGCCTACCACTACAGAGCTGCAAGGAGATGGTTATCAGACACAGGCAGGACGGGAGCCACCACTCTAACTCCCCACCCCATGGTCCCAGGGACACCCACTGCCCAGCCGAACTTCTGCACTCCACCACCCACCAAGGAGCCATCAgcaactccttcccctccacccctctcTCCACACAGATCTGGGAACAGACCCCCAGGAGccagactcccagcccccctgctctaacccaggAGCCAGTGCTGCCTCCCACCAAACAGAACCAAATGGAGGTCTGGTGCTGAGCTCTGAATAGCTCTCAGCTGCCTGCCCTTGGCATTCGTTGTTGGTGCCTCACCCCAGGCCACAGAGCCACTGCCCTGCCCTATCCTCCCCGAACTGTGTTcagttcctcctccccctcagcaGGGAGAGTGACTCACTCAGCAgcaggggtgagggagagggctgTGAGGGGGTACTCCCCATAGGTCGCCTCCAGCACAGGGCgccgctgtggggagctggggtcGTACAGCCGCACCTGCGAGAGACATAGAGGGCATCTAAGTGGCCCTGCACACCCCCTCCCTGGCAGGCAACCACTCTGCCCCAAGCAGGTGAGCTGGGGACATCACAGGTCAGCTGTCAGGATACGAACCCTCCAAACACCTgaatgcccctccccccagctcctccaccccTCCATCCTCTGCACTTCAAACcaattccccttccctcccccaggctccTCCGGCCCTGCATCCAATGAACCTCAgaccctgctcctcttccccatctgcccaacccttCCAAACCCCAATCTAACACCTCTATTGCTCAACCCttctctccatttccccagctCCGCAATCCCCCTGCACCTCCGACCCTGATATTCCCTTCCCCAACCCCTTCAGACCCCAATCCTACATCCCTATCACACCAACTATTTCCCCTCCATTCCCCCTGCTCCACAATCCCCTATCCATTTGCACCTCAGACTGATCCCctttcccatctccccctccccaggtccCCCTCCCTCAACTCCCAGCCTCTCAGACCCCAGTCTGCTCATCCCTCCCCCTCTGCGGGCTCCCCAGACCGTGATCCATTTCCCACCTcaacccagctccctcccccgacCTCCTCCAGAATCCAATCCTCCTACCTACATCCTCCTCCAGACCCTAATCCCCCCTACCGACTGCAGACCCTGCAGTGCATCCCAATCCACCCCTCAGGATCCTACCTGGTGGTGCCCAGTGCAGGTGACAATCTTCTCAGAGCCAGGTAGAAACTGCAGGTCACGCTCCCAGACAGGCACCTGGAGATTGAGCCAGTCATTCCGCACCTGCCGAGAGGGGCAAGGCGGGGTAAGTGGAACCACAAGGCCTGGGCTCGGTTTGCTCCCACATGGCCCGAGAGGGCGCTGGGCTCCGGGTAGCAACAGGAGATGAAACGTAGATCTTGCCAGGGATTTGGGGGAGAGACGGAGGGAGAAAGAATGTGTATAGTGGGGCTCAGGATCAAGGAACAAGGAGTGAGGTTAGGACAGACTCTCCCCCAACGGGGTAGGAGACAGACTTAGGGCCAGGCCAagggcttccctccccccaaggcagcCAGGGCAGATGCTGATAGAGGGTATGGCCAGGTGGGAGTAGGGCAAGGGCTCCCTAGACCATGGGCTGGTAGGGAACATGTCTAGGGCAAGCACTCACATTTTTGGCACGGAAGATGGGTTCCTCAGGCTGGTGCAAGTCCCAGACCTTCAGAGCGTTCTCCTTCCCACCTGTCCCCACACACTGCGGCTGGGCCGGGTTCTGGCGCATACAGCACACACCAGCCCCCACCTGGGTTTCCACCTAAATGGGGCAGCAGAAAAGAGAGAGTTATGATACCCCACTGTGCGGGAGTCCTGGCAGGACTGAGATCCACTGCACTTACCCCTCCCCACAGAGCAAACAGGAATTGTCCCCACATAGCTCAGCTCCCTGGGACCAGCCTGGGAGAAAACAGTGTTAGCCCTAATCCGGCTCAGATTCCTTCCCAATGCAGCATCCTCCACTTAGCCATACCCCACCACCAACCCAGCATCCACTGCCCCCGGCCTCTCCCCATACGAGTCTTACGTTTTCAGCATCCCGCCAGACCTTGAGGAGACCAGACTCCACACAGGTGATGATGGAACTGCACATGCCGGCCAAATGGTGGGGGGGTGAAGAGGGAGAAAATCCAGGTAGGGAGGAGAACGAAATAAATCATTGTTAGTTTCTAACAGCAGGCACAGGCCACACTCACTACTGGAATTAGGGGGTGAGATGGATGGATGAACAGGCAGACAAGGAGTGGGTGTCACAAAGGGAACTCGAATATCCTGCCTAAAGAGAGTGAAAGAAATGCTTCTCACCGCTCTACCCCACTATGGGTGTATTTGTTTTTGGAAGCAGGATAGTGAGCCATCCAACATCAGCTGCTTTAAGAGACAGGACAGCAGGCTAGATggggccattggtctgatccaaaggTAGGCGTGTGCATGCATGTTGTGATATGAGGTTCAAGGAGCTCCCAGGTCTAACCTGGAAGTGGCAGGGAGCAGGAAAGGGTAAATGATCTAATCCAGGGGGTGGCTGCGTGAGACCCAGGGTTAGATCGATCTACGAGTCTGATAGGACGGAGAGGAGGAGACTTGGGGATAGAGGAGTCCCTGAGTCTGAGTCCCAGAAGAGAGAGAATATGAGCGACCTGGAGTTAGATGGGCCCGATCCCGAGAGAGGACGGGGGATGGGTGAAACCTGGGGTTAGATGGGCCCACAGATAAAAAGCTGGAGACAGGAacgagggagctggggggcagctgcCAGGTTCGGGGCGCGGGACCCACCTGTCGTGCACGGCCAGGCCGCAGAACGAGCCCTCCCCGCCCAGACATTGCCGCGACTCTGTGAACTTTCCCTTCTCGGTGCTGAACAGCTTCACCGACCGATCCAGGCAGCCGACGAGGATCTGGGGAAGGAGAGTGGTCAGGAGGCgcccctgctgcagcccgtcGCCCCGAGCCCCTCGGCTGCAGCCCCGGGCCCCTCACCTCGGACTCGGAGGGGTCCCCCCAGCACATGGCGCAGACGCCCTCATCCCGACGCAGCGCCGAGGCCGCCACGTAATTGGTGGCTTGTCTCCGCCGCAGGTTCACCCCTAGGAAAGAGACGAGAAATGGTCACagccgggggcagtgggggaaatGGGACAAGACACAGCCCTCCCCATCACGACCCCCTCCCCGATACCTTTCAGGATGCCAGTCTCGGATCCAACCCACACGTGATTCCAGCGCGCAGAAGACGCCATCTTGCCCCGGTAATGCTCTCTATCCGCTCCGGCTCGCTTCCTCCTGCCTGTCCAGGTGGGTCGGAGTGTGCTGAAAGAGAACGGAAGTGGTGCGGAGCCGGACCGCTTACGGTGTTACGCCGCAAGACGGATGCTTGTTAGACTGCGCGATGCGTGAGAGGTCCGGCTGAAGCCACTTCCGGTCTGTGGTGTCTCACCGAACCCTTTCCTGCCTACACCTAGTGCTACTCGCAACGTTCCCCGCTGCTGCCTGTTCATTGTGCACCCTTCCCCCGACCGACCAACCCAGATTTTGTGAGTTGCTTGCGGAGATGCTGTGCAACCTTTTTGCCCCTCCCCACAGTGGGGAGAGTCTCCACTCTCTGCCCGCCTCCCACAGCGGCGGGGGGATCATAGCAGTAAGGGAGCCATAGCAGCTGATGTAATTCAGGGTGAGGCAAGATTTGGGCTGGGGGAATCCCCGTCCACACATGATGGCACAGCTCAGAGTAGTAGTCCTGCAAGATGCTCAGCAACATGGAGCAGCAAGTCGTAGTGTCATGCCCCAAGCAGCAGCTGCACTCAAGGGTGCAGCCGAGAATGTGGAGTCAGGGAGCAGAGAGTGCCCTTTGTTGGCTGTTTAGATTCTGaccactttggggcagggactgtctcttgctgtgtCTGCCAGAGGACCCAATCTCAAtcagggtctgtgcagtgcccagatCTTGGTTAGGATTTATGCAGCACCAAGCAAGAGGGGACCCAGATGTCAGTTGGAGTCTCTAGGCACTATTATTATACACACGCTTGTAACTGATATGGGAGGAGACCCAGCACATTGTGTTGGTGCCtcgttttttttatatttaactctaaataaatattagaccagGAGATTCAAACCTGGTTTATTAAATGTCAGTTAAATGAGCATTTGACACACACCCATAAAAAACTTTATTTACACTGGAGTTGctgaacaacaacaataataataatagaacttCACAACTGACAGAATAAGACAAAAACGGAAGGGAGAAGAGTCAGTCCAGCTGTGGCTGGAGTCTGACCTCCATGTATCTTCATTACTGAATGTCCCCACAGGCAGTAATGGCCCCTTCAGGTCAAAGAGCTCCACCCTCTTCGCATATATCTTATCTCACAGAGTAATCCCTCTTTGCCATTCTTGCAACTTCCTCATCTCTACTGACATGGGTGGGAATTTCTGGCTTTGTCTGTATTTTGGTATGGGAAAGGATGCCTCAGactgttaagtttcagagtaacagccgtgttagtctgtattcgcaaaaagaaaaggagtacttgtggcaccttagagactaaccaatttatttgagcatgagctttcgtgagctacagctcacttcatcaagtgagctgtagctcacgaaagctcatgctcaaatatattggttagtctctaaggtgccacaagtactccttttcttttttcagactgTTAAATCCACTAGGGATTTTGCTGTAGCtaatgtggaaggtgctcagatactcagGGGCTGGCAGAGCCTAGGCATTCACACAATCCAGACCTCATCCACAGCAAGGATGGAAGAGAGACCTGATGACAAGGAATGGAAGGAACAGAAAGACAGCTGGAGCCACTCCAAGGGGTGGATTTATCCATCTATCcctggcccccatcaccatagtatctgggcacTTCACcagctttaatatatttatcctcatagCCCCCTTAGGATGAAGGGtcatgctattatccccattgaactaatgaggaactgaggcacatagaaagactaagtgacttgcccaagctcacacatGGAATCTGCGGAGGAACAGAAAATCAAACCCAGGTCtgtcaagtcccaggctagcaagCTAACCAGTGGGCCATGGTCCCTCCCTGCACCAGCTACTGCTGATACACAGAGAGAGGGTAGGGATTGTCAAGGAGGTCAGCAGATATGGTAGCATCAATCAGGGGCCATCTCAGCTCTACACCAACCCAGGATGGAAAAACTGCATGCCCGGGGGTCTCTGAATTTCTGTGAGCAGCACAAATACCATCCCTTATGGGGTCACAGTCTGTCCAGGCCCCTCCTCTGCAGGGTCAAGTTCCTCCCATCAGACCCAGCACAGCATGGGGGTCTCAGCAAAGCCAGAGCAAGACCAGTGGCCTTTCAGGTTCCTGCTTCCCAGAGCCTGTGCATAAGCTGTGTTCTTGCTGCTAGCTGTCAGGGTGGGGCAGGCTGCACCACAGTGTGGCCAGGAAAGGTGGGCAGAGCAGTgccaggggagcagggctgggcaggcagcACCCCCCAGGGCACATGGCCCAGACACAGAGCTCACCCACACCCTCCGCCTCCTGGAATGGCCTGGTGACATCAAAGCAAAGGCAGGTGTGTTGGCTTAGCAGCTCCAGGTCCCCACTGCCCATGCAGCCCTGCAGGTGcctctggggagtggggtgtgtgtgtgtgtaatgagcTCGTAGGGGCCTGCTCAGGCAGACACAGTGCCCGCTGCTGCAGGAGAGAGTATGCTGGCATAGCTAGCTCCCCTCCCACAGAGCGGCTGCCACCCTGGTGAGCAGGTCTCAGCTACTTAGTTCTGCCCTGACAGATGAGAGTCCAAGGGCTCGCTGCCAAGGCCCCTTTTAGCAGCAGGGTTGGCTGAGGTGGGAGTTTGCCTCAGCTAATCCTGGGCTCCCCAAGGCCAGGCAGGCAGCTGTTGTGACAGGATCAGACAGGTTAACCCTCCCTGCTCACAGCATCTACTGCACCCAGGAACACGTCAGCCAGATGGCCAGCTGTAGGGGCTCCCCAGCAAAGTCTGAGTTGGGAGGAAGAGAGCTGGTGATTCACAGCTCTGCCCACAGGGGAGATTGCTATACCCAGGCAGCTTTGGCTAAAGGCATCCCACACAGTTCAGGtgccaagccagcatctctgtagcttgagggggcagggagagacccCTAATGCTCTATAGCATGTGCAAGACAGAATTTCTTCAGCATGAGGGGGGGGCcctgtcgcggagtgtgggggagtccaggccctgcacccctcttcctgggatccactgagactctcagccagccagtaaaacagaaggtttattggacaacaggaacacagtccacaacagagcttgtgggtacaaccaggacccctcgatcacgtccttctgggggagcagggagcttagaccccagccctggggttccctgtgttcctctccccagcctcccaaactgccaactaaccccacccagcaggttccctgctgcagcctctgttcacattcccgggcagaggtgttacctccccctccccctcctggctcaggtgacaggctctcaggtctcccatccccagggcacattcccaggtcaacactcccccctccctgctgagtcacttcgtcacatctctccccccttcgagactgaactgagcggggtcactgtgaccagtgacctggggaagttcggggccccctctccgggacagcgcatccgctatcaggttggcacttcccttcacgtggaccacgtccatgtcgtaatcctgcaggagcaggctccatctcaggagcttggcgttggctcctttcatctggtgcagccaggtcaggggagagtggtcggtgtacacggtgaagtgccgcccgaagagatagggctctagtttcttgagggcccacaccatggccaggcactccttctcgatggccgcgtagtgttgctcccggggtagcaacttcttgctcaggtacacgatggggtgtctctcccccttttcatcctcctgcattaacaccgcccccagtcccgtgtcggaggcgtcggtgaacaccacaaaggccttgtcaaagtccgggttcgccagaactgggccactgaccagagcctccttcagcgcccggaaagccacctggcactgctcggtccagaccaccttgtctggcttccccttcttgcatagctcagtgatgggggtggctatggcgctaaagtggggcacaaatcttcggtagtatcctgccatcccaataaaggcttggacctgctttttggtgtggggagcgggccagtctctgatcacctccaccttggctggttccggctttaggcggccgctccccacccgatggcccaggtaagacacttccgccatccccaccttgcacttctccgcttttacagtcagcccagccccctggagtcggtccagcacttgtctaacctgggacacgtggtcctcccaggtctggctaaagacacagatgtcatcaatatacgccacggcaaaactctccatccccctcaggagctggtccaccaggcgttggaaggtggccggcgctcccttgaggccgaaaggcagggtcaggaactcatagagccccagaggggtgataaaggccgatttcagtcgggcatctgcatccagcggcacttgccagtagccctttgtaaggtccatggtggtaaggtaccgagctcctcccagtttgtctaggagctcgtccggcctgggcatggggtaggcatcagatacagtgatggcattgagcttccgatagtccacgcagaaccggaccgacccgtcctttttggggaccagcaccaccg
Proteins encoded:
- the WDR74 gene encoding WD repeat-containing protein 74; the protein is MASSARWNHVWVGSETGILKGVNLRRRQATNYVAASALRRDEGVCAMCWGDPSESEILVGCLDRSVKLFSTEKGKFTESRQCLGGEGSFCGLAVHDSSIITCVESGLLKVWRDAENVETQVGAGVCCMRQNPAQPQCVGTGGKENALKVWDLHQPEEPIFRAKNVRNDWLNLQVPVWERDLQFLPGSEKIVTCTGHHQVRLYDPSSPQRRPVLEATYGEYPLTALSLTPAADSVVVGSSHGDMAVIDLRQGRLVKCLKGFAGSVRSVQCHPTLPLVASCGLDRFLRVHNIEDKRLVHKVYLKSRLNCLLLTSRERWEDEEPEPAAPQADVKEEEDELWDGMETVATKTVLKRNMDPHVRETQLGKRPKKQKRTSAGP